The proteins below come from a single Asanoa ferruginea genomic window:
- a CDS encoding VOC family protein codes for MTEIGADWRVVDGVATAWFDAPSLIEGAALAGRIVELSADTVVDLRATGIRVRLDSAEHAEAVSAAARDLGLAANPDVLQRLSVVFESANPAVVRQFWQRVLDYAPGNDGGLADPLRRDPAIRIRHSTESRPLRNRIHLDVVRPAAAVEQASLGEGSGPYGVRHADPDGNEVDLVPGAALDERNGTADWQVVFSAMACYRVSSPAQQRDLVAEAATLADDAGFPLLIDLRPGLVIVDSGKDQWEDDAHGLDVDFTDLAGKLQTAARQLGATADPGLPRFAQLFLDAADVAAVRAFWVAALGYLPDRRDGVSDIHDPRRLNPVLVFQELDTEETERRRQRNRIHFELAVPSDLARTRLAATIAAGGRLLDESQDRWRVADPEGNEMVIVSRP; via the coding sequence ATGACAGAGATCGGTGCGGATTGGCGGGTCGTCGATGGCGTTGCGACGGCATGGTTCGACGCGCCTTCGCTGATCGAGGGGGCCGCGCTGGCCGGGCGCATCGTCGAGCTGTCGGCCGACACCGTGGTCGACCTGCGCGCGACAGGCATCCGGGTGCGCCTCGACTCAGCCGAGCACGCCGAGGCGGTGTCGGCGGCCGCGCGGGATCTAGGGCTGGCCGCGAACCCTGATGTGCTGCAGCGGTTAAGCGTCGTATTCGAGTCCGCGAACCCGGCTGTGGTCAGGCAATTCTGGCAGCGCGTGCTCGACTACGCGCCCGGGAACGACGGCGGTCTGGCCGATCCGCTGCGGCGCGATCCCGCGATCCGGATCCGGCACTCGACCGAGTCACGGCCGTTGCGGAACCGCATCCACCTCGACGTGGTGCGGCCGGCCGCGGCCGTCGAGCAGGCGAGTCTGGGTGAGGGATCGGGGCCATACGGGGTCCGGCACGCCGACCCCGACGGCAACGAGGTCGACCTGGTGCCAGGCGCTGCGCTCGACGAGAGGAACGGGACAGCCGACTGGCAGGTGGTGTTCAGCGCGATGGCGTGCTACCGCGTGAGCTCGCCGGCGCAGCAGCGTGACCTGGTCGCCGAGGCGGCGACGCTGGCCGACGACGCCGGCTTCCCGTTGTTGATCGACCTGCGCCCCGGGCTCGTGATCGTCGACAGTGGCAAGGACCAGTGGGAGGACGACGCCCATGGCCTGGACGTCGACTTCACCGACCTCGCCGGGAAGCTCCAGACCGCTGCCCGCCAACTCGGGGCGACGGCGGATCCCGGGCTACCGCGCTTCGCTCAGCTCTTCCTCGACGCCGCTGACGTCGCCGCGGTGCGGGCGTTCTGGGTCGCCGCACTCGGATACCTCCCCGACCGGCGAGACGGGGTCAGCGACATCCACGATCCGCGGCGGCTCAACCCGGTGCTGGTGTTCCAAGAGCTCGACACTGAGGAGACAGAGCGGCGCCGGCAGCGCAACCGCATCCACTTCGAGCTCGCGGTGCCGTCGGACCTCGCGCGGACGCGCCTCGCCGCGACCATCGCGGCCGGGGGCCGACTCCTTGACGAGTCGCAGGATCGCTGGCGGGTCGCCGACCCCGAAGGCAACGAGATGGTGATCGTCAGTAGGCCATGA
- the gntF gene encoding guanitoxin biosynthesis pre-guanitoxin forming N-methyltransferase GntF has translation MSLLGTWTVSLAATAASAYALDAVAAAAGASLVAVGLLDGVAQEWVMVFLVASYAIWAVGLRTNLRANGALLAATGTSTNVLSKAAFDVTRRRARRGSTARLAAAVAYAGTEVAKETPYYLAAFGAAAATDAITSTDALVFLAGANLAAAGYEYGLGRLTGAFLRHRYASFETDWVPQRYLADYYAAIEPDEIATIAFLVSSLRSAPRDEPVLFFGVGPTMHHVFAAAEIASEIHLGDYLPANLAEIQRWISRAPGAHDWRPFVYYTLQCEGVARPTDDEVAHREDLARRKITQLLQVDAMHARPIDRLYSTVISPYCADSATDNLVTWRRLMRNITGLVGPGGLFITAALHRCSGYTVGGRRFPSANVDESDFEAALRRDFDASIEVCATGQDATHGYGSVVLCQARRHAVT, from the coding sequence CCGCGGCGTCGGCTTACGCCCTCGACGCGGTCGCGGCCGCGGCGGGTGCGTCGCTGGTGGCCGTCGGGCTGCTCGACGGTGTGGCGCAGGAATGGGTGATGGTGTTCCTGGTCGCGAGCTACGCGATCTGGGCGGTCGGGCTGCGCACCAACCTGCGCGCCAACGGTGCGTTGCTCGCCGCGACAGGCACGAGCACGAACGTCCTGTCGAAGGCGGCTTTCGACGTGACCCGGCGGCGAGCGCGGCGTGGTTCGACGGCCCGGTTGGCGGCGGCCGTCGCGTACGCCGGCACGGAGGTCGCCAAGGAGACCCCCTACTACCTGGCCGCGTTCGGCGCCGCGGCGGCGACCGACGCGATCACCTCGACCGACGCGCTGGTGTTCCTGGCCGGGGCGAACCTGGCCGCCGCCGGCTATGAATACGGCCTCGGGCGTCTGACGGGCGCCTTCCTCCGCCACCGGTACGCGTCGTTCGAGACCGACTGGGTGCCGCAGCGGTATCTCGCCGACTATTACGCCGCCATTGAACCGGACGAGATCGCGACGATCGCGTTCCTCGTCTCGTCGCTGCGCTCCGCCCCGCGCGACGAGCCGGTCCTGTTCTTCGGAGTCGGGCCGACGATGCACCACGTGTTCGCGGCGGCGGAGATCGCTTCCGAGATCCACCTGGGCGACTATCTGCCGGCCAACCTGGCCGAGATCCAGCGCTGGATTTCCCGCGCGCCGGGCGCGCACGATTGGCGGCCGTTCGTCTACTACACGTTGCAGTGCGAGGGGGTCGCGCGGCCGACCGACGACGAGGTGGCCCACCGGGAAGACCTCGCCCGCAGGAAGATCACGCAGTTGCTCCAGGTCGACGCCATGCACGCCCGGCCGATCGATCGGTTGTATTCGACGGTGATCAGCCCCTATTGCGCGGACTCCGCGACGGACAACCTCGTCACCTGGCGGCGGCTGATGCGCAACATCACCGGCCTGGTCGGTCCGGGCGGCCTGTTCATCACCGCGGCGCTGCACCGCTGTAGCGGTTACACGGTGGGTGGCCGCCGCTTCCCCAGCGCGAACGTCGACGAGTCAGACTTCGAAGCGGCCCTGCGGCGCGATTTCGACGCGTCGATCGAGGTGTGCGCGACCGGCCAGGACGCCACTCACGGGTACGGCTCGGTCGTGCTCTGCCAGGCGCGCCGCCACGCGGTCACCTGA